GAACTTATACCTGTAATTTCCACCTCTGCACCtcacattgcttgtttttaaactATGAGAATTGAActcgcggccgggcgcggtggctcaagcctgtaatcccagcactttgggaggccgagacaagcggatcacgaggtcgggaaatcgagaccatcctggctaacacggtgaaaccctgtctctattaaaaaatacaaaaaactagccgggtgatgtggcgggcgcctgtggccccagctactccgaaggctgaggcaggagaatggcgtaaacccgggaggcggagcttgcagtgagctgagatccggccactgcactccagcctgggcgacagagcaagactccgtctcaaaaaaaaaaaaaaaaaaaaagagaattgaacTCTAAGATCCTCTGAAGTCTAGCAGTCCTGCTGGTTGAACCCCCTTTGCTGTTCCTGCCTACACTCTTCTTTCCCTTGACGCCTTCTTTACgtaaaaactacatttcccatgAGCACCCATAGGCGTCCACGTAGCGCAGCCCTTCGTCGTCGCTCGCGCCATTTATACTCACTTCCGCCCGCAagccacttctttttctttcggCGGAGTGCGGCGGCAAGATGGCCGTGCAAATTTCCAAGAAGAGGAAGGTGAGCCTCTGGGGACTGGGTTCGGGGAACGACTGCGCCGCGCGGGTCAGGGGCTTCTCGGGTGCCACCGCGAGGCCTGCAGCTCCGTGCCCTGCCCTGGGAAGCGGCTTAGGCTTCCTGGCATTCCCACGGGCCGCGGATGGCGGTGGATTGTGTGAGAGGCCCAAGCCAGGCGGGCGCTGTGTGACCGGGTAAGGGAGAGACAGGTTTTTCTCTGGTTCCGAGTGAAGCGCAGAGAGATGGGGACCAGGCGCCCCTTCTGTCCCGGAGAAGGCGTTTATGAGCATTTTTTGGTCAACGGAATTAGTAAACGTGGTATTTTGAGGGCGTGTGTCATTTCCCTCATGTCTTATCCCATGGTTTTGGGAAGGGGAGGCAGCAGTGTATACTTGTCTTCTTACTGGTCGAGTCTGGGTACGGTCTGCTGGTCCCACGACCTCAACATGAAGGGTTACTGACGATTGCTTGCTCCGTCTGAGGACCCCGGGAGGAAGCTGCCTCGGATTTAACGCTTTGTTATTCCATGGGAAAGAACTGTGTAAAAATCATTAGCTTTAAAAATAGACAGTTTGTCATTTCGTATACCTACACTTCGATGTTAAAATTAAATCCACAACTCTTGTGAGTTAGGATTTTCCAGCTCTGTTTACAGTTAAAACCACAGGTACCGTAAGGCCAGATAACATGGCTGGGATTCTTTAGACGGTCCAGGTTGTGTCTGCAAGCGAGAGAGCTTATATGTTAAGTCCACTATCTATTCTATTCCTTCACAGTGACAAGTACAGTGTCTTTGCTGTGCTGAGTGAAGTGTAAATAGGCTATTTTAGAGCAGTTTCTTGTTTTGCATGTGGAACTGTTTTAAACCCTTCGATGAAGAGATGATGACGAGTCTGACTTGGGGGTGTTACCTTCGCCCAGGTGGCCTACTCTGTGCTGCATTCTGTGGCACAGTTTAAAGGGCCCTGGTTGAAGTAACTGCCTAAAGATGACCTAGAGGCATTTGTCTGAGAAGGGTTGCTGCACTCCTGTTGGAACAAGGGTTTGGAACCATTGGTTGGAGGTATTTAGTTTTGGGGAGGGATGCATTGACTAATAAGACACTGGCTCAGGCGAAAGTGAGCCTACACCAATGTCCTAATTTTGAACTTCGCTTTTTTTGGATTAGTTTGTCGCTGATGGCATCTTCAAAGCTGAACTGAATGAGTTTCTTACTCGGGAGCTGGCTGAAGATGGCTACTCTGGAGTTGAGGTGCGAGTTACACCAACTAGGACAGAAATCATTATTTTAGCCACCAGGTAAAACTCACTTGACTGGCCATCACCTATAATTGTTGTAAATGCTAAGttgatttattcctttttttttttttttttttgtgagacagagtcttgctctgtccccaaggctggagtgcagtggtgagatctctgctcactgcaagctccacctcccagcttcctgccattctcctgcctcagcctcctgagtagctgggactacaggggccaaccaccatgcccggctaattttttgtatttttagtagattcggggtttcactgtgttaaccaggatggtctccatctcctgacctcgggatccgcccacctcagcctcccaaagtgctgagattacaggcatgagccaccgcgctgggccagTTTGTCCTTTGTGAACTTACGGCCGGTTTGTCCTTTGTGAACTTAAGGGGATAGACAGCCAGTGAATCTGGGCTTAGTCAATGTAATTGCTTCTTAAAAGCTGGATTTTAAGGCTAGGcataggatcgcttgagctcaggagttcaagaccagcctgggcaacatgcggaaaccccctctctaaaaaagataaaaaagggtgtggtggtgcatacctgtggtcccagctattccagaggctgaagcaggcgatggcttgagcccaagaggtccaggctgcagtgagccattggtgtgatccagcctgggtgacagagagagaccctgtctcaaaaaaagctgCATTTTGAAAATTTAACTTCAGTTTTTGTCAATGAAAATTATATGCTTTGTGGCAGAGATTTTGCTACCACATATATATGCAAGATTTAAAGTTAAATCTAGCATTTGTGAGAGTCATGAATTGTTACTTTTTCCCCGCCCAGAACACAGAATGTTCTTGGTGAGAAGGGCCGGCGGATTCGGGAACTGACTGCTGTAGTTCAGAAGAGGTTTGGCTTTCCAGAGGGCAGTGTAGAGGTGAGTGATTCTGGCGTATGCCAGAGATAATGGCTCTTCAGAATGATAACTTCTAAAAACTGGGAGACTTTGTTCATTACAAGTGGACTGATATAACTTTGTTGAAATTCTCTTAATGAATAATGGGCTTAACTTTGTAAGCCTGTTCTGCTAATGGCTGATGGTTAAAGGGTTTTACATTCAACTTGGGTATAGAAATGATGCATATGATGGATTGACTATCCCCATTGGTGTACTTGGTATGGCCAAAGGAGCCAGGGTGGGAGGGCAAGGAACCTGCACTGTGTGTAGGTGGTAGAAGTGCTTTAGGAATTGAGGGATACTGAAATTATATGCTGCTTGTGATGGTGTCGTGCAGTCTTTTGGCCTCCgtaggccacattggaagaattatCTTGGGCCACACTACTGGTAGCACAAAAAATCACGATGTTCAATTTTTGTTGGGCCACAATCAAAGCCATCTCCTGGGCAGCATGCGGCCTGTGGGTCGGGCAAGCTTGGTCTAGAAAGTGATGCTTGTGTGACAAATGCCAAATTTTCAACTTTCAGTTGAAAACAGTGGTGATGGTAACAGgatgtcccttccttcctttaaaGCTTTATGCTGAAAAGGTGGCCACTAGAGGTCTGTGTGCCATTGCCCAGGCAGAGTCTCTGCGTTACAAACTCCTAGGAGGGCTTGCTGTGCGGAGGTGAGTGTCCTGAGACCTAATGGTCATGACCTTTTGTGTGTATCAAAATATATGTCTCCTGTTTGTTGATTAGCAGATGAACTGTTATAAAGTGACAGGATCTGCTAGTCTCCCAGGATTATAGTAAGATACTAAACCATGCCCTCACTGAACTGGCAGACTAGCAAGACTATGAAAGCAGCGAGAACCATAAAGGGTGGTCAGTGCTGTAATGGAGAAATGTTCTGGGTGCTTTGGATGTTCAACACAAATAGAACTGTCCAAGGAGGGGACCAACTCCTGTTGGTCTTCTCGAGGAGGCTTTACAAAGAGCCCTGTCAGGGAGTGCGGTGGGCAATGAAGAATAATTAGGCCTGTTACTGGGTGTGTGTTATGTATCCCTAGGTAGAAGTGCCTTAGTACTTGTGGGATACCATGAAACTTCAGTAGGAATCATTTGGATCTACTTAATGTGTTCACTCTTAAAATGGTACTCTGAAGAGATAAGATAGACCTGATGTGAGAGAGCTTAAAATCTAGACACTTAACCTCTGAGTTGCATGCAGATAGTAATGTGAGGGTGTACTGGTAAGATTTCAACAGGAAGTTCTGCAGTTTGACTGTATGTAAAGGCATTGAAATGCCTTGCCTAGAGGAATTATAGGAAAACTGTGCTGTAGGAAGGTTGACTGGTAGGGATGGGTAGTGTAGACAAGGCCATAGGTAAGGACCTAGAAAAGACTGCTTACCTGGTTCAAGTGCCCGCTAGGCGCTTAGAACAATGGTTCTCAGAAGATTAGTGCCAGTCCTACACCCACCAAATAGGAAACTGGATGTGTGACTCAGCAGTCTGTCTTAGTAACCCCTCCACATGCTAGTTGCACACACTGAAGCAAGCTAATGTACTTCTGAGCCTGGGATCTACTATCTTCTAAGGTGGACCATCATACCACCTCTCAGTTGTGGAATATTAAGTAAGATAATGTGAAAGGGCCTGGAGGTGGCTAGCTCTCCAGTTAGTATCTCGCAGAGTGTGAACTACTGAATGAGTTGGGGGCTagggcatattttaaaatgttttatcagCATTCTAATAGCAAGGTAGCCAGGATCCTAGGTGGGTTAGCTTTCCTAGTGAATGAGACTTCGGAGGTTGCAGAGTATTACAAGGGACCACAAAGTGGGTAATTGGAGTTTAAAAATGTGGTTCTCAATTTTGATTATACATGAGAATCACCAGGGAGCCTTTTTAAATACATGTGCCTGTACTTTGCCCATTTAATTGGCCTAGAGTAGGGCCTAGACATcagggtttcttttgttttttattttagccttcCGAGGTGATTCCAGTATGCAGCCAGAGTTGGAAAGTACATGTTTAGGAGCTTGACATACTTGATGAATATTACCCTAAGATTCCGTGTGATAGGTGTGGAAGAGAATTGGTATCATTGGGGCCAGACTCTGGTCAAATTTATTCTCCATTAAAGGAACATTGAAtactaagtttttattttgttttttaaacttggtGGAGGTCCTTGATAATAACACAAGTggatctcttcttttcttctaaagGGCCTGCTATGGTGTGCTGCGGTTCATCATGGAGAGCGGAGCCAAAGGCTGCGAGGTCGTGGTGTCTGGGAAACTCCGAGGACAGAGGGCTAAATCCATGAAGTTTGTGGATGGCCTGATGATCCACAGCGGAGACCCTGTTAACTACTACGTTGACACTGCTGTGCGCCATGTGTTGCTCAGACAGGGTGAGCAGCTGAGAGTGCTTGTCAAAGGGCATTTGTGGATAGATTTGGTTTTCCACAGACATCTAAAAATTTGGGAGAGTTTATCATGGAAGTAGCTGGGTATGTTCATCTTCCTTGGTATATCGATTACCACATTGATCTGTAAGAATCAAATTGCTGAGACCTGTCAGATCCAAGAGTTGGTTTGTCTTTTTTAGCCATCTGTGTACCCTTCAGTGATGACATGATGACGAGTCAGAAAGGTCACTTCCTGCTCTTGGTCCTTGTCAGTACCATGTTCTGTGGTGCTGTGCGTGAGTTCCTTCTGCAGAAGTGTCCTATTCATTGATTGATTTAGAGGCATTTGTCTGAGAAGGGACCAGACCCAGGAGTGCTTGAGTAAACTGCTTGCTCTCTTTGGTCTTGTGTGATGGGGGCCGGTGAGATCCCAGCTTTGTGCTAACAACTGTGGTGTCCTCTAGGTGTGCTGGGCATCAAGGTGAAGATCATGCTGCCCTGGGACCCAACTGGTAAGATTGGCCCTAAGAAGCCCCTGCCTGACCACGTGAGCATCGTGGAACCCAAAGATGAAATACTGCCTACCACTCCCATCTCAGAACAGAAGGGTGGGAAGCCAGAGCCGCCTGCCATGCCCCAGCCAGTCCCCACAGCATAACAGGTATGTCTGCAGGGGCAGGGGCCTCTTGGGGCAGAATAGGGTCCTTCCTAGTCTTTCTGTTAGTACTTGTGTCCCACATTCTGGTAAGCATTTGGTgaataaaaattgcatttatttatgtgGGAGAATACAAGTTGAAACCTGGGGTCTATTTAACCCTCAGTTCCACTGGGACAGGTGTTTGCCTTTATTCGTGTGTATGAAATGAAATAGTTTTCCCTTATCTTCCCTTATTTGCtcaagatttgttttttttgttgttgttgttgtttgtttgtttgttttttgagacatagtcttgttctgtcacccaggccaaagtgcagtggcacgatattggctcactgcaacctctgcctcccgggttcaagcaattctcctgtctcagcttcccgagtagctggaattataggcatctgccaccaagcccagctaatttttctatttttagtagagacagggtttcaccatgttggccaggctggtctcgaactcctgacctcaggtgaaccactgtgctcagctgcTATGGTCAACacctggggtttttttgtttatggGTGTTGTGTCTCTAGgtgccttgtatttttttttttttttttttttttttgagacggagtcttgctgtgtcgcaggggctggagtgcagtggctggatctcagctcactgcaagctccgcctcccgggtttatgcctttctcctgcctcagcctcccgagcagctggggctacaggtgcccgccacctcgcccggctagttttttgtattttttagtagagacggagtttcaccgtgttagccaggatggtctcgatctcctcacctcgtgatctgcctgtctcggcctcccaaagtgctgagattacaggcttgagccaccgcgcccggccgccttgtattttttttatatataaaaaaggacaaacccttatgtattttattaatgttgTTGCAAACCCTCAATGGGAGTGTGTATCCATTTGGTAAATAAGGAACTTAATAACTCTGGTAAAGTTTCTTACTCTTGTGCTTTATTTGGTTTCAGGGTCTCCTTGGCAGCTGTATTCTGGAGTCTGGATGTTGCTCTGTAAAGATCTTTAATAAAATCTGGTACAAAGACGCAAGGCCTGAATAGACTGTTTAGTATTCAGACTGAGGGGCACGTTGGCCTCTGGAGCATTACATATCTTCTTGGTACCATACTTGAAGTATTTGCAAGGGCCAGAACTGTAAGACCCAAGCAGAGCTAACCAGAGAGATATCTTTGTGTGATAGTGAAGACTGATAGCAAGCAAGGCAGCACCTTGATTCGTTGTCCTGTAGTTCAGGGTTATAGGTTTAGAAGAGGGCTATATCTGAGTTTTTCGTATGCATAAGGTGATCCACGTTGCATATAGAAAGTGAACATAAATGGTCGTTATATTTTGTGTCATGCTGTGCTCTAAGTATTCTTTACATATGTACTCGTTAATCAACCTCTCtaaagtaaaaaggaaatttgCTTGTGCCACTGAACTTAAGATTCAGAAGTAAATTTGCCTAAGCAGTATAAAGCTATCATTAGGATCCACATTCCTAAGTTGTGTTCTCTTAGGGGATCATGGAACCAGTCATTGGTACTACAGGCCATTATGTTCTAGAGACCTGTAAAGAACATTTAAATTGTCTCTGATTTTATCTGTCagtattttgaagtattttctgCCAGTGTCTGTATTTTACAAGAAATTGGGCACTATTTTCTCAGGCAAAACTAGTGAGGGACAGGTTGGCTTGAAAATCAAAAAGACTGATGATAAATCACAGTCTGGTTGATCACAGAGGGGAATTCCAGGGACAGCTATTATAGTCCTGGAAGGCCAAATCCGGTGGCTGCTTCCTGGTGATGCAGCCTCGCGGGTGAGATAACCCTGGCTCCATAGACCGCTTAGCAGGTGCTGTGATTATTTGGTTGTCTTCTCAATTAGACTGAGCTGCACATGGTAAGGGCTTAATATTTGAGGTAATTATGTAGGACGCACACTGACAAGTTATCTGCCCCCTTCCCTTTTTGACTCATAAATGGGTCATCTTAACAATTTAAGTGTACACTTCTATAGTGATAGCCCTCTGTCCAAGGGttttgcatctgtggattcaaccaactttGGATCAAAAATAATCAAAGGATGGTTGTGTCTACTGAACGTGTagacttattttcaaaatattttcttatattgtcACTTTCTTGTACACTGCAGTGTAACAGCTGTCTGTAGCACGTACATTAGATATTAAAAGTAATCCAGTGAAGATTTAAAGTCTTAAGGATGTGCCTAGGTTATCTTAGGTGTAAATTCTCTACCATTTTGTATAAGGAATTTGAGCATCTGGGGATTTTGGTATTTGAAGGGGGTCATGGAACCAATCATTGGTACTGCAGGAAGACTGCTGTATATTCTCATTGTGCATCAATCTCCAGAACTTCATCTTGCAGATGTGCTGACCCTCCCTCACCTTTTTGAAAGAGACTTTGATGGTTATACAGAttcctgtgttttttttgtttttgtttttgttttttttgaggtgtTTTTCTCGTctaccaggctggaatgcaatggtgctatgtcagcttactgcaacctctgcctcccaggttcaagtgattctccagcctcagcctcctgactagctggcattacaggcacccgtcaccatgtccagccaatttttgtatttttagtagagacggggtttccccatgttggccagactggtctcaactcACCTCAAGTGAGGCCGagcacctcggccttccagagtgctggaattttaggcatgagccactgcacagccAGTTGAACTTATTTGAACATCTGCAAATCATTAAGTGCTGGGAACAGGTTAAGACTGTACTGTGCTGTACTTTAGGTGATCTTTTAAATTCCtcgtgagctttttttttttttttttttgagatggagtctcgctctgtcccccgagctggagtgcagtggcgcgatctcagctcactgcaagctgcgcctcccgggttcacgccattctcctgcctaagcctcccgagtagctgggactacaggcgcccgctgccgcgccccgctaattttttgtatttttagtagagacggggtttcaccgtggtctcgatctcctgaccttgtgatccgcccgcctcggcctcctaaagtgctgggattacaggcgtgagccacggcgtccGGCCCGAGTTTTCTTGAGTCCACTTGGAAGTTCAGCCGGTAGGAGAAGGTAGTGCTGTTAATTCCCACTAGGTGTTGCTGTTAACAAAGGAAATGTGCAGTAAGAGTAATAGCTTAAGGAGAAAGAAACGTAATGAATTGTGACAGAAAAGTACGCAGCTTATTAGCATATAGATTACTGAATTATTAGGAGAAAGTGCTGTTAATTACCACTAGGTGGTGCTGTGATAAAGGCAATGTGCAGTAGgagtaacagaaagaaataaaaattgtgacagaaaaatatgaagattATTAGTGTATAGATTACTGAATTATCAAAGTGAACACCCCTatgtaaccatttaaaaataccaaaatgtgtCTGgctgtggtgactcacacctgtaatcccagcacattgggaggccacggcaggtggatcacttgagcccagaagttccaggccagcctggacaacatggtgaaaccctgtctctatgaagagattttaaaaatttgccagatatggaggctgaggtgagaggatggcttgatcctgggaggtggaggttggcagtgagccataattgtgccaccacactccatccctgtctaaaaaaaaaaaagacccccaGATTTGCCCCCTCCCTTGTATCTAAGAAGGTatgggaggccaggtgcagttgctcatacttgtaatctttaggaggctgaatgggagggtttttttttttctttttgagacagtcttactctgtcacccaggctggagtgcagtggcacaatcttggctaactgcaacctcagcctcccaagtagctgtgattatagatgcccgccatcatgcctggccaatttttgtatttttagtagtggcggggtttcaccatgttggccaggctgctctcgaactcctgacctcaagtgatccgcctcccaaagtactggg
Above is a genomic segment from Chlorocebus sabaeus isolate Y175 chromosome 1, mChlSab1.0.hap1, whole genome shotgun sequence containing:
- the RPS3 gene encoding small ribosomal subunit protein uS3; this translates as MAVQISKKRKFVADGIFKAELNEFLTRELAEDGYSGVEVRVTPTRTEIIILATRTQNVLGEKGRRIRELTAVVQKRFGFPEGSVELYAEKVATRGLCAIAQAESLRYKLLGGLAVRRACYGVLRFIMESGAKGCEVVVSGKLRGQRAKSMKFVDGLMIHSGDPVNYYVDTAVRHVLLRQGVLGIKVKIMLPWDPTGKIGPKKPLPDHVSIVEPKDEILPTTPISEQKGGKPEPPAMPQPVPTA